The window AAGCCCGCATTGAAAAGCTGAGCGACGCCGAGTGGCTGCACGGCGTGCTGGTCAAAATCTCGGAGTTCACGGCCTCCCCCGCCGCCGCGCACGCCATCCGGGGCATGCTGGGCCGCCTGTCGCAGCGCAAACGCGTGGTGGCGTTCCTGCCGCAGCTGACCATGACCGCGCTGATCGCCGCCAGCGGCGCGGGAGAAATTGCCGCTCCCGAATCGGCGGACGTGCTGCTGGGCGGCTTTGGCCTGGAGCAGACCTACCTGGGCGAGTTCCTCAAGAAGCACGGCATCGAGTTCGAGAACCTGAGAATCCGCGAGTACAAGGCCGCGCTGACCCGCTTCTCGCAGGATCACATGGACGACGCCAACCGCGAGCAGCTTCAGGCGTACATCGACGGGCTGGAAGCCGCCTGGGCCGATGATCTGGCGGCGGCGCGCGGCGTGGAGCGCGAGGTGGCACAGACCTGGCTGACCGGTGACCTGACCAGCGCGCAGGGGGCACTGGAGGCAGGATTGATTACCAAAGTGGCCTACGAGGACGAACTCGTCGGCCCCGGCACCCGCCCACTGGCCGCCGTGATCGATCTGCTGATGCCGCGCAAATTCGGCAGTCCCAAGGCCGGCAAGGTGGCGGTGGTTCCGGTGATCGGCACCATCGTGACCGGCAAGAGCCGCAACAACGCGCTGCCCCTGCCGTTGCTGGGCGGCCCGATGGCCGGTTCGGACACGGTGGTGGCGGCCCTCAAGCGCGCCAAGGAGGATAAGGATACCCGCGCCATCGTGCTGTACGTCAACAGCGGCGGCGGCTCGGCCCTGGCCTCGGATCTGATGTGGCGGGAGGTGTCCACCAGCGAGAAGCCCGTCGTGGTGGTCATGGGCGAGTACGCGGCCAGCGGCGGGTACTACGTCGCCACGCACGCGAAGCACATCGTCGCCTCGCCGTACACCCTGACCGGCAGCATCGGCGTGGTCAGCGGCAAGCCGATCTTGCAGGCATTCAACGCCCGCCAGGGCCTCAACCCCGAGCGGGTGGGCCGCGACCGCGCGCTGATGTACAGTTCCAGCCGCCCCTACAGCGACGAGGAACGCCAGCACGTCGAGCGCGGCATTCTGGAAGTGTATGACCGATTCACCTCGCGCGTGGCCGAGGGCCGCCGACTGAGCAAGGCGCAGGTCAACGACCTGGGGCGCGGGCGCATCTGGAGCGGCCACGACGCTCTGGAACGCGGACTGGTGGACGAACTGGGCGACCTGCGAACCGGCATCGAGCGCGCCTGCGAATTCGCCGGGCTGCCCTACGACGCGCCCGTGTACACCGCCACGCCCAAGAACGCCGGACCTCTCCCCGAGTTCGTGCAGGAGGCGGGCCGAGCGGCGCAGGTGAACGTCTGGCCCTTTGGCCGCGAGCGGGTGCTGACGTGGTTCGACCAGGAAGTCAAGGTCCGCTGAGGTCCAGCGTCTGAACCGAAAAGCCCCTCACCGACTATGGTTGAGGGGCTTTTCCCTGGCTGGACTGAAGAATCAGCCCTTCAGCACCGCCTGGATTTCCTTGTAGAGGGCGCGGCTCTCCTCGACTGTCTCACCGTAGCCGCGCATCATGAAGCGGGTGGCCTCCTTGCCCCGGCCCAGGGCGCGCAGCTGTTCGAGCAGGTCATTGATGTGGTTGCGAGCCTTTTCCATCTGCGGATCGCGCGGCGGCTCCGGGGGCAGCGCGGCGGCCGACGGCGCGGTGGGCAGCGGAGTGACATCCTCCAGATCGCTGGTGTTGGGGCCGTCCTCGGCGTCGTACTCGACCCAGGGAATCTCCCCGGCGGGGGCCACGCCGAAGGTGCGCACGGCGTCGGCCAGGGCGGCCCACTTGGCGTCGTTCAGACTGTGGCCGCCGGACAGGCCCTCGCGCGTCACCCCCAGCAGGGTCAGGCGGGCGCGGACCACCGGCGGCTGCACGCTGTCGCAGGCCCACTCCAGGCTCCAGTGCGGGTCGGCGGCTTCCAGGTGCAGGGCCAGTTGATCGGGGTCCGGAACGGGCATCACGCGCGCCTGGTCGCCCCGCACTTCCAGGGTGGCCCAGGCGCTCATGCTGGCGCGAAGGGCCTCGCGCACGCGGTCAAATTCAGGCATGTCTGGAAGTCTAAGGGGCAGAGAGGCCAAAAGTCTAAGGGGAGGTTTGGCGTTTATTGACGGCGCGAAACCGCCGGCTCTCCCCTACTTTCCCGGCGTCAGCGTCAGCGTCTTCACCGCGCCCCAGTCCTTCTCGTCGGTGCTCATCGGCAGGTATTCCCCGGCGATCCACAGGGGCTGCTGATCGCTGACATGCGCCCCCAGCGGGTTGCCCCCCTGGCCCAGGCTGCCGATATACACGCTCTTGTTGGGGTCACTCAGGTCGATGATCTGGCGGTAGCTGGGGCCGTGCGTCTGGTTGAAGGTGCCCTGTTCGGGGCGAGCGACGTTCACGGTGTTGGTGCCGCCGTTGGTGGGCGCACTGTGGTTGAACAGCCACGCCAGCGCCTTAACGTTGCCGAACGCGCGGTGGTTGCTGGCGACGTGGTGCAGCTTGCCATACGTCCACGCCGAGGGATCAGTTCCCAGACGGGCGCTCAGGTCATCCACCGCCGTCTTGAGGGAAGCGGTGAGGGTGGCCGCGCAGTTCTGAATCTTCGCGGCCTCGTCGCGGCACAGTTCGCCGTCGGCCTGAAGCTGCTTTAAGACGCTCAGGCTGTTCAGGGTGGTGCCGTTGCCCAGCTCATCCTGGGCCATCTTCTGCAACCCCATCAGCCACGCCTCGAAGATGGTGGGGGCCACAGCGTCGATGCGCTCGTTGCCGTCCCAGCCGCGCAGCAGTTCCAGCGCCTGACGGCTCAGGTCCCCGTCCGGCTGGGTGGCGAGCAGGGCGTCCTTCATGTCCTGCCACACCAGACTGACGGTATCGAGCTGTACGGCCTTCACGTCCTGCACGGTCAGGCCGTCCGGTTTGGCGGTCAGCAGCTCGGTGATGCGCGCGGCGCGGTACGGCTCGGCCCAGTTGCGCTCGTTGCCCAGGTTGTAGGCGTAGCTGTCGGGCACCACCTTGTTGTTGGCGGTGACCACCAGCCCGTCGGCGGGGTTGTAGGTGTGGGGCAGGCCCCCGAAAGGAATGTAACCGGTCCACTCGCGGCTGCCGTCGCCGCTGACGGGCAGGCTGCCGTCCCAGCCGTCGCGGATCGGCACGCGGCCCGGCGAGTAGTAGCCGGTGTTGCCGTCCACGTCGGCGTAGACGAAGTTCTGGCTGGGGGCCACGTAGCGGGTCAGCGCCGTCTTGAAATCCTCCCAGTTCTGCGCGTAGTTCAGGCCCATGAAGGCGTCCATCGTGGTGTCGCCGGGTTGCAGCGCCGTCCACTTGAGGGCAACCCTTGGCCCCACGTCGGATGCGCCCGCGTCGCTGACCACCGGGCCATGTTTGCTGGTGCGGACGGTCAGCGTGACGTCTTCGCCGCCCTTGACCCTGATGGTTTCCTGGCGCTGGGTGAAGCTGGCGTCGGCGGGTTCGATGTATAAATCCTGCACGTCGGGGTTGGTGTTGGTCACGCCCCAGGCCACCCGCTCGTTGCGCCCGATCACGATGGCGGGCAGGCCCGGAATGCTGGCCCCGATGGCCTTCAGCGTCGGCCCCTGGATGTCGGCCAGATACCACAGCATCGGGCTGGTCAGGGCCAGATGGGGATCGTCGGCCAGGATCGGCTTGCCGCTGGCGGTGCGGCTGCCGCCGATCACCCAGTCGTTGCTGCCCTTGCCGGGAACCGCCTGCAAGCCCAGTTCGCGGGCGGCATTCAGGTGCGCTCGCAGGGCATTTAGGGCCGAGTCAGTCAGCGTGGCCGTGTTTTCTTGGCCGTCTGGCCTGACGCCCGTTTTCGCCAGCTCGTCGCCGCTGAGGATGGTGGGGCCGTCCGCCGGGTAGGGGGCCGTCACTTCATCCAGACCCTGCTGGCCCAGGCGCTGCATGACGCGGGTGTTCAGCACCTCGTCGTCCATGTTGCCGCCCAGGTCATAGGCCATCAGCTTGCTCCACGAGACGCTATCGACTTCCTGCCAGGGTTCGGGCGTGTAGCCCAGGATGCGGAACTCGGGGGCCACCTTGCCCCGCGCCATCGCGGCGTTCACGCCCGCCGTGTAGGCCCTGACCAGGCTGCGCGAGCGCTCGGAGAGGGCGGGCAGCACCGATTCGGCGGCCCCCTGAAAGCCCCAGGTCCGCAGGAATTTGTCCTGGGCCAGCGCGGGTTCGCCCAGCACTTCAGAGAGGCGGCCCGCCACCACGCGGCGCTGGAAGTCCATCTGCCACGCGCGGTCCTGCCAGTGAACGTAGCCCAGCGCGTACACGGCGTCCTCGTCGGAAGCGGCGCGAATGTGCGGCACGCCCCACTGGTCACGGGTCACCGTGGCCGGCCCACTCAGGCCACCCAGGGTCACGGCCCCACTCGTCTGAGGCGTGGAGGTGGCCCTGGCCCAGATCACCACGCCCAGCACCGCCGCCAGCACGATCAACACGAGCCACAGCAACCCCCGCCCTATTCCCGCCACCGCATGTCCCACCGATCCACGTCGCGCCATTGGTCCTCCCTTCAGAACTGAATTCTTGGATTGAGTGCAATTTGATGACCCGCAGCATAGCGGCTGCCGGGGCGGTGAAGGCTGAATGGCCGTCCTGGGCCAGTCCAGGCCGCCCATCTGACGCCAGTGGGCAGAGGTATTGGATTCGCCCACTACACCCGCGCAGCGCGGTACAGCTTGGCGGGCCGCCCGGACTGGCCGTAGACGTGATCCAGAGTGGCCTCGCCCACCCGCACCAGATGTTCCAGATAACGCCACGCCGTCACGCGGCTCAGACCCACGCGTTCGCCCAGCTCCTCGGCGCTGACGCTGGTCTGCGCGTCACGGAGCGCGGCGGCCACCCGTTCCAGCGTGTGCGGATCGATGCCACGCGGCAGGCTCTCACTGGCGCTGGAGGTCACGTTCAGCACCCGGTCCAGCTCCGCCTGATCCAGCCGGGGGCCGCCTGCGGCAGTTGGGCGGCGGGCGCGGTGACGGGCCACCAGCTCGGCCAGCCGCGCCCCGGTAAACGGCTTGATCAGGTAATCGAAGGCCCCGTGCGCCAGCGCCAGCCGCACACTGGGTTCGTCGTCGGCGGCGGTGATCAAGGCCACGTCGGTCAGGATTCCCGCCGCGCGCCAGTGGTGCAGCAGACCCAGGCCGCTGCCGTCCGGCAGATGCACGTCCAGCAGGATCAGATCCGGCTGCAGGGCGCGGGCCAGCGCGTCTCCCTGGGCACAACTGGCGGCGCTGCCCACCACATGCACGGCGGGATCGCGCTCCAGCAAGTCGCGGTTAACGCGGGCCACCCGTACGTCGTCTTCCACCAGCAGCACGCGGACGGGCCACTGTTCGGGACTCATCCGTCCACCCCCTCGGTCAGCGCAGGTGGCGTGGACAGCGCGGCCAGCGGTGCGGGCACGCTGACCTCGAACACCGTGTGCGCGCCGCGCCGGTGGTGGCGGACCTGACCGCCCAGCGCGCCCACGCGGGCCAGCACCCCGGCCAGCCCATACCCCCGGCCCTCGCCCTTGCTGCTCATGCCACGCTTGAAAATGTGTTCCTCCAGGCCAGCCTTCACGCCGGGGCCAGAGTCCTCCACCTCGATCTGCACGCCCTCCGGGTCTTCACCGATGGCGACGGTCACGCTTCCGGGCTGCCCCGCCAGCGCCTCGAAGGCGTTCTCGGTCAGGTTGCCCACCGCCGTGACCAGCGTGTCGGCGTGCCGCTCCCAGACCGGCGACAGCACGCTGCCCTCGGCCACCGCGAAGTCGATGCCCAGCTCCTGCGCCCGCTCGCGCTTGCCGGCCAGCAGCGCCACCAGCCGCGGCACCTGCACGTCGCGCAGCAGCTGCCGGAACTGGGCGTCCGAGCGGATTTCGGCGTTCAGCACGCGCAGCGCTTCTTCCGGGCGGTCCAGTTGCAGCAGGCCGGAAATCACGTGCAGGCGGTTCTGGTACTCGTGGGTCTGGGCGCGCAGCACGTCCACGAAGCCGCGGGCGTGCGTGAGTTCCTCGGCCAGCGCCAGCGCCTGCGCCCGGTCCCGGAAGCCCGAGACGAAGCCGCCGCCCTCCAGCGGCTCCAGATTGGCCAGCAGCGGCTCGCCGCGCAGCGTGAGTTCCAGGTTGTGCTGCCGGGCCGCCACGCCGCCGCGCGTGAGAACGGCCAGTTCGGGCCAGACCTCGCCCAGCGGGTACGGCGTGGGGCGCTGGCCCAGCACCTCGGCGGCGCGGTCACTGACCAGCGTGACCAGACCAGCCGCGTCCACCGCGATCACGCCCTCGCGCAGCGCGGCCAGCACGGCGCGTTGCTGGCGGGCCAGCGCGGCAATTTCCTCCGGCTCCAGGTTCAGGATCTCGGCGCGCAGGCGGCGGGCGGCCCACACCGCGCCCAGCGTGCCCAGCCCCAGCGCCAGCACGAACCACGGCGCCAGACCGGTCAGCGCCTCGCCCACCAGCGACCACACCTGCGGCATCAGGTAGCCGGTGCTGACCACGCCCACCACCTCGCCGGCCTGCCACACCGGCACCTTGCCGCGCACGCTGAGGCCCAGGCTGCCGCGCGCCACGCTCACGATCTCGTGCCCCGCGAAGGGTTCGGCGTTGTCGCCGCCCTCCATCGGCTGGCCCAGCCGCTCCGGCACCGGGTGCGCCAGCCGGATGCCCGCACGGTCGCCCACCACGATGAAATCGGCCTCGGCCGCGCCGCGCAGCGAGTTGACGCGGGCATTCAGCGACGGGTTGGGCTGGCCCGACGCCGCGCCGCCCACCACCTCGGGCAGCCGGGCCACCAGACGGCTGGTGGTCAGCGCCCGCTCGCCCAGCCGCTCGCGGGCCTCGCCGTACAGCTGCCACGACTGCACGCCCACCAGCAGCGCGGTCATGCCGCACAGCACCGCCAGATGCCAGCGCACCAGCCGACCTTGCAGACCGCCTCTGGAGAGGCCGGGACGGGAGCGGGCGGCGGCGGGCATGGGTGAGGGTCAGTGTGGCACTTCGGGGGGCCGGACGCTATCCGTCAGCCCTTGAGCTGCTGCCAGTGTCCCTCGGAGATGACCTCGGGCACGCCGTCCACGACCTGAATGGCCGTCTGGTCATCTATCGCGTAACACGGCCCCGGCAGGGCGGCGGCCCACTGCTCGGCGTGGGCCAGGGTGTTGTGCGGCATGTCCGGGTGGTTCAGGTGCGGGAAGATCGAGAAATCGACCAGCCCCAGCGTCTCGTCGCTCGCGCCGGGCGACGGCCAGCCGACAAACGCCGGCCCAATCCGGGGGGCCATCACCATGCTGCCGGCGCTCACCCCCACCCAGACCGTGCTGGCGAGCGAGGGCAAAAGCTCGGCCAGCCCCGACTGCCGCAGCCAGTGGCCCAGGTACGCGGCGTCGCCGCCGTCCACCAGCAGGGCGTCGGCCTCCTGCACCCAGGGCACCCAGCGCTCCGCACCGATGCTGGGCAGCGCGGTGAGTTCCAGCAGACCCAGCGACCGCCAGCCCAGATCGCACATGGGGGCGGGGCTGTGACCGGCGACGAAGCGCCAGGCCGAGGCCGGCGTGCACCAGGGGTGGCCGTACTCGGCCGTGGGGATGCACAGCGCGCTGGCCTCGGCCACCGGCTTGCCCAGCAGCCCACACAGCGCGGCGTGGATGCTCGCGTTGCTGACCCCCCCCGAAGTGAGCAGCAATTTCATGGCTTCACCCTACAGCAGCGCCCATGTCCGGCCCGCCGCTGGCGACCGGGCGCATTTGGTGCATTGTGTTCACGGCTGTGCATTGCGCTCACGAAAAAGTGCGTACCAGACGGCTTCTGTCTCTTGCTTCGTTCGCCCAGAGAGATTAGCCTGAAGGCCAGACACAATTCACAGCCGCGCCTCACCGCGCACCCCCCGGAGGTTCCACCATGAAACCCAAGCACCTTGTCCTGGCCCTGTCCGCCCTGATGCTCGCCGCGCCCGCACCCCTCGCCCAGAACATCAACAACCTGCGCATCATGGCTCCGGCCAGCCCCGGCGGCGGCTGGGATCAGACCAGCCGCGCCATTCAGACCGTGCTGCAGGAACAGGGCATCGTCAAGCCGGTGCAGGTGTTCAACGTGCCCGGCGCGGGCGGCACGATTGGGCTGGCGCAGCTGTACAACGCCAAGGGCGACGGCAGCCTGCTGATGACCATGGGGCTGGTGATGGTGGGCGCAATCCAGACCAACAGTTCCAAGGTGGATCTGAGCCGCGTGACCCCGATTGCCCGCCTGACCGGCGAGTACGAGGTGATCGTGGTGCCCGCCGCCAGCCCCTACAAGAACATGGCCGATCTGGTGGCCGCGTGGAAGGCCGATCCCGGCAAGACGGCGTTCGCGGGCGGCAGCGCGGGCGGCACCGATCACATGCTGGTGGGGCTGGTGGCCAAGGCCGCCGGCATTGACCCCAAGAAGATCAACTACGTCCCCTTCAGCGGCGGCGGCGAGACGCTGGCCGCCCTGCTGGGCAACCAGGTGGCGGCGGGCGTGGCCGGCTACGGCGAGTTCGAGGCCCAGATCAAGGCCGGCAAGCTGCGCGCCATCGGCATCAGCTCGGCCAAGCCGCAGCCCGGCATTCCGGTGCCCACCATCAAGTCGCAGGGCCTGAACGTGGAACTGGCCAACTGGCGCGGCATCGTGGCCGCCCCCGGCATCAGCGCCAGCGAGAAGGCCGCGCTGGTCTCGGCGCTGGACAAGATGCACGCCAGCAAGCAGTGGAAAGACACCCTGGCCACCCGCAACTGGACAGACCTGTACCTGAGCGGCAGCAAGTTCGACGTGTACCTGAAGCTGGAAGCCGCCCGCACCAAGGACGTGCTGCAGAGCATCGGCCTGGTGAAGTAAGCGCTGAACACCGGTGAGGCGGAGCGGCGTTCCATAGCCCTCCGCCTCATCCCTTTTTTGACTCAACGGGGCGCAAGATCCCCCTCAAGACTTTCAGATCCTCCGAAGGAGCCTCCATGACCCAACCTCCGTCCACCCCCCCCGCCCGCCCCGGCGTCAGCGTGCCCGATCTGTTGGTGGCGCTGGCCCTGACTGCGCTGGGCATCGCGCTGTTTGTCGGCAGCCGCGAGATTCCCTTCGGCATCAACGCGGTGGTGGGGCCGCGCGTGTTTCCGCTGATCGTCAGCGTGGGCCTGACCGCCCTGGGCGTGCTGCTGACCGTGAACGTGCTGCGCGGTGAGCGCGCCGAACCCGCCGCCGAGGAGGACACCGATCTGGACGCCCCGGTGAATCTGGCGGCCCCTGGCATCATCCTGGGCGGCTTCGTGCTGGGCGCGGCGGTGCTGACCACCGCAGGCTTCGTGATCGGCACCGCGATCATGTATTTCAGCGTGGCCTGGGCCTTCGGTGAACGGCGCGTCGGGCTGATGACCGGGGTGGCGCTGGCGGTGGCCCTGGTCACCTACGTGGCCTTCACGCGCGGCCTGGGCCTGAGCCTGCCGCCCGGCGTCCTGAAGGGCATCCTGTAATGGACGCCCTGACCTCGCTGTTCGCCGGGTTCGAGACTGCCCTTAACCCCCTGAACCTGCTGTGGGCGCTGATCGGCGTCACGCTGGGCACCCTGGTGGGCGTGCTGCCCGGCATCGGCCCGGCGCTGACGGTGGCGCTGCTGCTGCCGGTGACGGCCAAGCTGCCGCCGGTAAGCGCGTTCATCATGTTCGCGGGCATCTACTACGGCGGGATGTTCGGGGGCAGCACCACCAGCATTTTGCTGAACACGCCGGGCGAATCGGCCAGCATCATCACCGCGCTGGAGGGCAACAAGATGGCCCGCAAAGGCCGCGCCGCCGCCGCGCTGGCCACCGCCGCCATCGGCTCGTTTATAGCGGGCACCATCGGCACGCTGCTGCTGACCTTCGCCGCTCCGGCCATTGCCGACATCGCCGTGCAGATCACCCCCAGTGCCAAGTTCGCGCTGATCATGCTGGCCTTTGTGACCATCAGCGCCACGTTTGGCGGCAGCCCGCTGCGTGGATTGCTGAGCCTGTTCGTGGGGCTGGCGATTGGGCTGGTGGGCACCGACTTGCAAAGTGGTCAGGCCCGCTTCGCGCTGGGCCGCCCGGAACTGCTGGACGGCATCGACTTTATTACCGTGGTGATCGGGCTGTTCGCCATTGGCGAAACGCTGTACGTCGCCAGCCGACTGCGCAAGGGCAAGGACAGCGTGATCAAGCTCGAGGGCGGCGCCACCATGTCCAAACAGGACTGGCGCAGAAGCTGGGGGCCGTGGCTGCGCGGCACGGCGCTGGGCTTTCCCTTCGGCGCGATCCCGGCGGGCGGCGCCGAGATTCCCACCTTCCTGAGCTACACGCTGGAAAAACGCCTCTCCAAGCACCCCGAGGAATTCGGTCAGGGCGCCATCGAAGGTGTGGCCGGGCCAGAAGCCGCCAACAACGCCAGCGCGGCGGGCGTGCTGGTGCCGCTGCTGA is drawn from Deinococcus radiopugnans ATCC 19172 and contains these coding sequences:
- a CDS encoding S49 family peptidase, with protein sequence MAPLNIPFLNKDSKLPGGMTHPTWIVLDVTGPYPERNPSNPIAALLSRTETLEALEARIEKLSDAEWLHGVLVKISEFTASPAAAHAIRGMLGRLSQRKRVVAFLPQLTMTALIAASGAGEIAAPESADVLLGGFGLEQTYLGEFLKKHGIEFENLRIREYKAALTRFSQDHMDDANREQLQAYIDGLEAAWADDLAAARGVEREVAQTWLTGDLTSAQGALEAGLITKVAYEDELVGPGTRPLAAVIDLLMPRKFGSPKAGKVAVVPVIGTIVTGKSRNNALPLPLLGGPMAGSDTVVAALKRAKEDKDTRAIVLYVNSGGGSALASDLMWREVSTSEKPVVVVMGEYAASGGYYVATHAKHIVASPYTLTGSIGVVSGKPILQAFNARQGLNPERVGRDRALMYSSSRPYSDEERQHVERGILEVYDRFTSRVAEGRRLSKAQVNDLGRGRIWSGHDALERGLVDELGDLRTGIERACEFAGLPYDAPVYTATPKNAGPLPEFVQEAGRAAQVNVWPFGRERVLTWFDQEVKVR
- a CDS encoding single-stranded DNA-binding protein; the encoded protein is MPEFDRVREALRASMSAWATLEVRGDQARVMPVPDPDQLALHLEAADPHWSLEWACDSVQPPVVRARLTLLGVTREGLSGGHSLNDAKWAALADAVRTFGVAPAGEIPWVEYDAEDGPNTSDLEDVTPLPTAPSAAALPPEPPRDPQMEKARNHINDLLEQLRALGRGKEATRFMMRGYGETVEESRALYKEIQAVLKG
- a CDS encoding penicillin acylase family protein → MARRGSVGHAVAGIGRGLLWLVLIVLAAVLGVVIWARATSTPQTSGAVTLGGLSGPATVTRDQWGVPHIRAASDEDAVYALGYVHWQDRAWQMDFQRRVVAGRLSEVLGEPALAQDKFLRTWGFQGAAESVLPALSERSRSLVRAYTAGVNAAMARGKVAPEFRILGYTPEPWQEVDSVSWSKLMAYDLGGNMDDEVLNTRVMQRLGQQGLDEVTAPYPADGPTILSGDELAKTGVRPDGQENTATLTDSALNALRAHLNAARELGLQAVPGKGSNDWVIGGSRTASGKPILADDPHLALTSPMLWYLADIQGPTLKAIGASIPGLPAIVIGRNERVAWGVTNTNPDVQDLYIEPADASFTQRQETIRVKGGEDVTLTVRTSKHGPVVSDAGASDVGPRVALKWTALQPGDTTMDAFMGLNYAQNWEDFKTALTRYVAPSQNFVYADVDGNTGYYSPGRVPIRDGWDGSLPVSGDGSREWTGYIPFGGLPHTYNPADGLVVTANNKVVPDSYAYNLGNERNWAEPYRAARITELLTAKPDGLTVQDVKAVQLDTVSLVWQDMKDALLATQPDGDLSRQALELLRGWDGNERIDAVAPTIFEAWLMGLQKMAQDELGNGTTLNSLSVLKQLQADGELCRDEAAKIQNCAATLTASLKTAVDDLSARLGTDPSAWTYGKLHHVASNHRAFGNVKALAWLFNHSAPTNGGTNTVNVARPEQGTFNQTHGPSYRQIIDLSDPNKSVYIGSLGQGGNPLGAHVSDQQPLWIAGEYLPMSTDEKDWGAVKTLTLTPGK
- a CDS encoding response regulator → MSPEQWPVRVLLVEDDVRVARVNRDLLERDPAVHVVGSAASCAQGDALARALQPDLILLDVHLPDGSGLGLLHHWRAAGILTDVALITAADDEPSVRLALAHGAFDYLIKPFTGARLAELVARHRARRPTAAGGPRLDQAELDRVLNVTSSASESLPRGIDPHTLERVAAALRDAQTSVSAEELGERVGLSRVTAWRYLEHLVRVGEATLDHVYGQSGRPAKLYRAARV
- a CDS encoding ATP-binding protein yields the protein MPAAARSRPGLSRGGLQGRLVRWHLAVLCGMTALLVGVQSWQLYGEARERLGERALTTSRLVARLPEVVGGAASGQPNPSLNARVNSLRGAAEADFIVVGDRAGIRLAHPVPERLGQPMEGGDNAEPFAGHEIVSVARGSLGLSVRGKVPVWQAGEVVGVVSTGYLMPQVWSLVGEALTGLAPWFVLALGLGTLGAVWAARRLRAEILNLEPEEIAALARQQRAVLAALREGVIAVDAAGLVTLVSDRAAEVLGQRPTPYPLGEVWPELAVLTRGGVAARQHNLELTLRGEPLLANLEPLEGGGFVSGFRDRAQALALAEELTHARGFVDVLRAQTHEYQNRLHVISGLLQLDRPEEALRVLNAEIRSDAQFRQLLRDVQVPRLVALLAGKRERAQELGIDFAVAEGSVLSPVWERHADTLVTAVGNLTENAFEALAGQPGSVTVAIGEDPEGVQIEVEDSGPGVKAGLEEHIFKRGMSSKGEGRGYGLAGVLARVGALGGQVRHHRRGAHTVFEVSVPAPLAALSTPPALTEGVDG
- a CDS encoding Type 1 glutamine amidotransferase-like domain-containing protein, which gives rise to MKLLLTSGGVSNASIHAALCGLLGKPVAEASALCIPTAEYGHPWCTPASAWRFVAGHSPAPMCDLGWRSLGLLELTALPSIGAERWVPWVQEADALLVDGGDAAYLGHWLRQSGLAELLPSLASTVWVGVSAGSMVMAPRIGPAFVGWPSPGASDETLGLVDFSIFPHLNHPDMPHNTLAHAEQWAAALPGPCYAIDDQTAIQVVDGVPEVISEGHWQQLKG
- a CDS encoding Bug family tripartite tricarboxylate transporter substrate binding protein — translated: MKPKHLVLALSALMLAAPAPLAQNINNLRIMAPASPGGGWDQTSRAIQTVLQEQGIVKPVQVFNVPGAGGTIGLAQLYNAKGDGSLLMTMGLVMVGAIQTNSSKVDLSRVTPIARLTGEYEVIVVPAASPYKNMADLVAAWKADPGKTAFAGGSAGGTDHMLVGLVAKAAGIDPKKINYVPFSGGGETLAALLGNQVAAGVAGYGEFEAQIKAGKLRAIGISSAKPQPGIPVPTIKSQGLNVELANWRGIVAAPGISASEKAALVSALDKMHASKQWKDTLATRNWTDLYLSGSKFDVYLKLEAARTKDVLQSIGLVK
- a CDS encoding tripartite tricarboxylate transporter TctB family protein — its product is MTQPPSTPPARPGVSVPDLLVALALTALGIALFVGSREIPFGINAVVGPRVFPLIVSVGLTALGVLLTVNVLRGERAEPAAEEDTDLDAPVNLAAPGIILGGFVLGAAVLTTAGFVIGTAIMYFSVAWAFGERRVGLMTGVALAVALVTYVAFTRGLGLSLPPGVLKGIL
- a CDS encoding tripartite tricarboxylate transporter permease is translated as MDALTSLFAGFETALNPLNLLWALIGVTLGTLVGVLPGIGPALTVALLLPVTAKLPPVSAFIMFAGIYYGGMFGGSTTSILLNTPGESASIITALEGNKMARKGRAAAALATAAIGSFIAGTIGTLLLTFAAPAIADIAVQITPSAKFALIMLAFVTISATFGGSPLRGLLSLFVGLAIGLVGTDLQSGQARFALGRPELLDGIDFITVVIGLFAIGETLYVASRLRKGKDSVIKLEGGATMSKQDWRRSWGPWLRGTALGFPFGAIPAGGAEIPTFLSYTLEKRLSKHPEEFGQGAIEGVAGPEAANNASAAGVLVPLLTLGLPTSATAAILLAAFQQYGLQPGPLLFITNGDLVWGLIASLYIGNVMLLALNLPLAPVWARLLLIPRPFLYAGILVFSTVGVYSLNNSVFDLGLLALFGVIGYGMRRFDFPVTPAIIGVVLGPTAEAQFRTALQQSNGDFSIFVRQPFTAFLMLCVLAALVVPQVLKFRAARQAA